From Prionailurus viverrinus isolate Anna chromosome B2, UM_Priviv_1.0, whole genome shotgun sequence, the proteins below share one genomic window:
- the DST gene encoding dystonin isoform X24, translating into MHSSSYSYRSSDSVFSNTTSTRTSLDSNENFLSVNCGPTLINSCISFGNESFDGHRLEMLQQIANRVQRDSVICEDKLILARNALQSDSKRLESGVQFQNEAEIAGYILECENLLRQHVIDVQILIDGKYYQADQLVQRVAKLRDEIMALRNECSSVYSKGRMLTTEQTKLMISGITQSLNSGFAQTLNPSLNSGLTQGLTPSLTPSSVTSGLSSGLTSRLTPSVTPAYTPGFPSGGLVPSFSSGVEANSLQTLKLMQIRKPLLKSSLLDQNLTEEEINMKFVQDLLNWVDEMQVQLDRTEWGSDLPSVESHLENHKNVHRAIEEFESSLKEAKISEIQMTAPLKLTYAEKLHRLESQYAKLLNTSRNQERHLDTLHNFVTRATNELIWLNEKEEEEVAYDWSERNNNIARKKDYHAELMRELDQKEENIKSVQEIAEQLLSENHPARLTIEAYRAAMQTQWSWVLQLCQCVEQHVKENTAYFEFFNDAKEATDYLKNLKDAIQRKYSCDRSSSIHKLEDLVQESMEEKEELLQYKSTVASLMGRAKTIIQLKPRNPDCPLKTSIPIKAICDYRQIEITIYKDDECVLANNSHRAKWKVISPTGNEAMVPSVCFTVPPPNKEAVDFANRIEQQYQNVLTLWHESHINMKSVVSWHYLINEIDRIRASNVASIKTMLPGEHQQVLSNLQSRFEDFLEDSQESQIFSGSDITQLEKEVNVCKQYYQELLKSAEREEQEESVYNLYISEVRNIRLRLESCEDRLIRQIRTPLERDDLHESVFRITEQEKLKKELERLKDDLGTITNKCEEFFSQAATSASVPTLRSELGVVIQNMNQVYSMSSTYIDKLKTVNLVLKNTQAAEALVKLYETKLCEEEAVIADKNNIENLISTLKQWRSEVDEKREVFHALEDELQKAKAISDEMFKTYKERDLDFDWHKEKADQLVERWQNIHVQIDNRLRDLEGIGKSLKYYRDTYHPLDDWIQQVETTQRKIQENQPENSKTLATQLNQQKMLVSEIEMKQSKMDECQKYAEQYSTTVKDYELQTMTYRAMVDSQQKSPVKRRRMQSSADLIIQEFMDLRTRYTALVTLMTQYIKFAGDSLKRLEEEEIKKCKETSEHGAYSDLLQRQKATMIENSKLTGKISELERMVAELKKQKSRAEEELPKVKEAAENELRKQQRNVEDIALQKIRAESEAKQYRRELETIVREKEAAERELERVRRLTLEAEAKRAAVEENLLNFRNQLEENTFTRRTLEDHLKRKDSSLNDLEQQKNKLMEELRRKRDNEEELLKLIKQMEKDLTFQKQIAEEQLKEKQKIEREARRRITEMQYSCRENTSPACAVAQATSYRGTADKQKTEELKQQVDELTVANRKAEKDMRELKYELSALQLEKTSSEEKARLLKEKLDETNNTLKCLKLELERKDQVEEGYSQQLRELSRQLNQTTDKAEEVLQEANDLKKIKHNYELELECLQQEKGKLQREVDRITRTCAVTERDIQHLNSQVNSLQAEKESSNERVRFCQRKSDHLKEQFEKSHAQLLQNIKAEKENNDKIQKLNEELKKSNECAETLKQKVDELTRQNNETKLMMQRIQAESANVVLEKQAIQQRCEALKIQADGFRDQLRNTNEHLHKQTKTEQDFHRKIKCLEEDLAKSQNLVSEFKQKCDQQNIIIQNTEKEVRNLSAELTASKEEKRRGEQKVQLQQAQVQELNNRLKQVQDELHLKTIEEQMTHRKMLLFQEESDKFKRSAEEFRKKMEKLMDSKVITEKDISGIQLDFVSLQQENCRAQENAKLCETNIRELERQLQQYREQMQRGQNVEANHYQKCRKLEDELVAQKREVERLKQKMDQQIKEHEHQLVLLQCEIQKKNPAKDCTFKPDFEMAVKECQHTGELSCRNTGQLRPATRSPLLRRTRESQQSEEKWQHRVVDQMPKEVQFWPSGAPLEKEKSQQCYSEYFSQTSTELQITFDEANPITKLSEIEKIRDEALYNSRPPVRYQDDKCAMDLAKLLAPLEIAKSKQYDMHTEVTTLKQEKNPGPSAEEWTLEGCRASGGLQREFVKKGSERETFQNLDGDHVCSVRDDEFKFQGLRHTVTARQLVEAKLLDMKTVEQLRLGLKTVGEVQKTLSKFLTRATSIAGLYLESTKEKISFASAAKNIIIDKMMALAFLEAQAATGFIINPISGQTYSVEDAILEGVIDPEFKIRLLEAEKAALGYSYSSKTLSVFQAMENRMLDRQKGKHMLEAQIASGGVIDPVRGIRVPPEVAVQQGLLNNAILQFLHEPSSNTRVFPNPNNKQALYYSELLRMCVFDVDCQCFLFPFGERSISNLNVGKTHRISVVDIKTGAELTAYEAFQRNLIDKSTYLELSGQQYQWKEATFFESYGHPSHMLTDTKTGLQFNINEAIEQGTVDKALVKKYQEGLITLTELADSLLSRMVPKKDLHSPIAGYWLTTTGERISVLKASRRNLVDRITALRCLEAQVSTGGIIDPLTGKKYRVAEALHRGLVDEGFAQQLRQCDLVITGIGHPVTNKVMSVAEAVNANIISKEMGMRCLEFQYLTGGLIEPQVHSRLSLEEALQVGIIDVFIATKLKDQKSHVRNIICPQTKRKLTYKEALEKADFDFHTGLKLLEVSEPLMTGISSLYYSS; encoded by the exons ATGCACAGTAGTAGTTACAGCTACCGTAGCAGTGATTCTGTGTTTAGTAACACTACTAGCACTCGAACCAGTCTTGATTCAAATGAAAACTTTCTCTCGGTTAATTGTGGTCCAACTCTGATCAACTCCTGCATTAGCTTCGGCAATGAATCCTTTGATGGACACAG GTTGGAAATGTTGCAGCAGATTGCCAACCGAGTTCAAAGGGACAGTGTCATCTGTGAAGACAAACTGATACTTGCCCGAAACGCTCTCCAGTCT gatTCTAAAAGATTAGAATCAGGAGTACAGTTTCAGAATGAAGCAGAAATTGCCGGGTATATACTTGAATGTGAGAACCTTTTACGCCAGCATGTAATCGATGTACAGATTCTTATTGATGGAAAATACTACCAGGCAGATCAGTTGGTACAGAG GGTTGCAAAACTCCGCGATGAAATTATGGCCTTGAGGAATGAATGTTCCTCGGTGTACAGCAAAGGGCGCATGCTGACGACGGAACAGACAAAACTCATGATATCAGGAATTACTCAAAGTTTAAACTCAGGATTTGCACAGACCTTAAACCCCAGTCTGAACTCAGGGCTGACCCAGGGTTTAACGCCTTCCCTGACCCCTTCTAGTGTGACATCAGGCCTGTCATCAGGTCTGACTTCCCGTCTGACTCCATCTGTCACTCCAGCTTATACACCTGGTTTCCCATCAGGAGGATTAGTTCCAAGTTTCAGTTCAGGAGTAGAGGCCAATTCATTACAAACTCTGAAATTGATGCAGATCCGAAAGCCCCTTCTAAAGTCTTCTTTGCTGGATCAGAATttaacagaagaggaaatcaaCATGAAATTTGTTCAAGATCTTTTGAATTGGGTTGATGAGATGCAG GTGCAGCTAGACCGCACTGAATGGGGATCAGATTTGCCAAGTGTTGAAAGCCATTTAGAGAATCATAAAAACGTTCACCGAGCTATTGAAGAATTTGAATCTAGCCTTAAAGAAGCTAAAATCAGTGAG ATCCAAATGACGGCACCTCTTAAACTAACTTATGCAGAAAAGTTACACCGATTAGAGAGTCAGTATGCAAAACTCCTG AATACATCCAGGAATCAGGAACGGCACCTTGATACACTCCATAATTTTGTAACTCGTGCAACTAATGAACTTATTTGGttgaatgaaaaagaagaggaggaagttgCCTATGACTGGAGTGAAAGAAATAACAACATAGCTCGGAAAAAAGATTACCATGCT GAATTAATGAGAGAACTtgatcaaaaggaagaaaatattaaatcagtTCAGGAGATAGCAGAGCAGCTACTTTCGGAAAATCACCCAGCCAGACTGACAATTGAG GCCTATCGAGCAGCAATGCAGACACAATGGAGCTGGGTCTTACAGCTGTGCCAGTGTGTGGAGCAGCACGTCAAGGAAAACACCGCGTATTTCGAG tttttcaatGATGCCAAAGAAGCTACTGATTACTTGAAGAATCTCAAGGACGCCATTCAGCGGAAGTACAGCTGTGACAGATCAAGCAGCATTCACAAACTGGAAGACCTGGTTCAGGAGTCAATG gaagagaaagaagaacttTTACAGTATAAAAGCACAGTAGCAAGCCTGATGGGGAGAGCAAAAACAATAATTCAGCTGAAGCCGAGGAATCCTGACTGTCCACTCAAAACTTCTATTCCAATCAAAGCTATCTGTGACTACAGACAAATTGAG ATAACCATTTACAAAGATGATGAATGTGTTTTGGCCAACAATTCTCACCGTGCGAAATGGAAGGTCATCAGCCCCACTGGGAATGAGGCTATGGTCCCGTCTGTGTGCTTCACAGTCCCTCCACCAAACAAAGAAGCAGTTGACTTTGCAAACAG aaTTGAGCAACAGTATCAGAATGTCCTGACTCTTTGGCATGAGTCTCACATAAACATGAAGAGTGTAGTGTCCTGGCATTATCTCATCAATGAAATTGATAGAATTCGAGCTAGCAATGTGGCTTCA ATAAAGACAATGTTACCTGGTGAACATCAACAAGTTCTGAGTAACCTGCAGTCTCGTTTTGAAGACTTTCTGGAAGATAGCCAGGAATCCCAAATATTTTCAGGCTCAGATATAACGCAACTGGAAAAGGAGGTTAATGTATGTAAGCAGTATTATCAAGAACTTCTTAAATCAGCAGAAAGAG AGGAGCAAGAGGAATCTGTGTATAACCTGTACATCTCTGAAGTTCGAAACATTAGACTTCGGTTAGAGAGTTGCGAAGATCGGTTGATTAGACAGATCCGCACTCCACTGGAAAGAGATGATTTGCATGAAAGTGTGTTCAGAATCACTGAGCAGGAG AAACTAAAGAAAGAGCTGGAGCGACTTAAAGATGATTTGGGAACAATCACAAATAAATGTGAAGAATTTTTCAGTCAAGCAGCAACCTCTGCATCAGTGCCCACCTTACGGTCTGAGCTCGGTGTGGTCATTCAGAACATGAACCAAGTCTATTCTATGTCTTCCACTTACATAGATAA ACTGAAAACTGTTAATTTGGTGTTGAAAAACACTCAAGCAGCAGAAGCCCTGGTAAAACTCTATGAAACTAAACTGTGTGAAGAGGAAGCAGTTATAGCTGACAAGAATAATATTGAGAATCTAATAAGTACCTTAAAG CAATGGAGGTCTGAAGTAGATGAAAAGAGAGAGGTATTCCATGCATTAGAGGATGAGTTGCAGAAAGCTAAAGCCATCAGTGATGAAATGtttaaaacctataaagaacGGGACCTTGATTTTGACTGGCACAAAGAAAAAGCAGACCAGTTAGTTGAAAGGTGGCAAAATATTCACGTTCAGATTGACAACAG gTTACGGGACTTAGAAGGCATTGGCAAATCACTGAAGTACTATAGAGATACTTATCACCCTTTAGATGATTGGATCCAGCAAGTTGAAACTACCCAGAGAAAAATTCAGGAAAATCAGCCTGAAAATAGTAAAACTCTAGCCACACAGTTGAATCAACAGAAG ATGCTGGTGTCcgaaatagaaatgaaacagagcaAAATGGATGAGTGTCAAAAATATGCAGAACAGTACTCAACTACAGTGAAG GACTATGAATTACAAACAATGACCTACCGGGCCATGGTAGATTCACAACAAAAATCTCCAGTGAAACGCCGAAGAATGCAGAGCTCAGCAGATCTTATTATTCAAGAG TTCATGGACCTAAGGACCCGATATACTGCTCTGGTCACCCTCATGACACAATATATTAAATTTGCTGGTGATTCATTAAAGAggctggaagaggaggag ATTAAAAAGTGTAAGGAGACTTCTGAACATGGGGCATATTCAGATCTGCTTCAGCGTCAAAAGGCAACAATGATTGAGAATAGCAAACTTACGGGAAAGATAAGTGAATTGGAGAGAATGGTAGCTGAACTAAAGAAGCAGAAGTCTCGAGCAGAGGAAGAACTTCCAAAGGTCAAGGAGGCTGCAGAAAATGAATTGAGAAAGCAGCAGAGAAACGTAGAAGACATTGCTCTGCAGAAAATCAGGGCCGAGAGTGAGGCCAAGCAGTACCGCAGGGAGCTGGAGACCATTgtgagggagaaggaggctgCAGAACGGGAGCTGGAGCGGGTGCGAAGGCTCACCCTGGAGGCCGAGGCCAAGAGGGCAGCAGTGGAAGAAAACCTCCTGAACTTCCGGAACCAGTTAGAGGAGAACACCTTCACCAGGAGGACCCTGGAAGatcatcttaaaagaaaagattcGAGTCTCAATGACctggaacaacaaaaaaataaattgatggaagaattgagaagaaagagagacaacGAGGAGGAACTCTTGAAGCTGATAAAGCAGATGGAAAAAGACCTAACATTTCAAAAACAGATAGCAGAGGAACAgttgaaagaaaagcagaaaattgaACGGGAAGCGAGAAGAAGAATAACTGAAATGCAGTATTCGTGTAGAGAAAACACGTCGCCTGCCTGTGCAGTCGCCCAGGCTACATCATACAGGGGAACagcagacaaacagaaaacagaagaactCAAACAGCAGGTAGATGAGCTAACTGTCGCCAATAGAAAGGCCGAAAAAGACATGAGAGAGCTGAAGTACGAACTCAGTGCCCTTCAACTTGAAAAAACTTCATCTGAGGAAAAGGCTCGTTTGCTAAAAGAAAAACTGGATGAAACAAATAATACGCTGAAGTGCCTGAAGTTAGAGTTGGAAAGGAAGGATCAGGTGGAGGAAGGGTATTCTCAACAGCTCAGAGAACTTAGTAGGCAGTTGAACCAAACCACAGACAAAGCTGAAGAAGTTTTGCAGGAAGCTAATgatcttaagaaaataaagcacaatTATGAACTGGAATTAGAATGTCTTCAACAGGAAAAAGGGAAGCTGCAAAGAGAAGTAGACAGGATCACTAGGACCTGTGCTGTAACGGAGAGAGATATTCAGCATTTaaattcacaagtgaattctCTTCAGGCTGAGAAGGAATCCTCTAATGAAAGAGTACGATTCTGCCAGAGAAAGTCGGATCATCTAAAAGAACAGTTTGAGAAAAGCCATGCACAGTTGCTCCAAAACAttaaagctgaaaaagaaaataatgataagaTCCAGAAGCTTAATGAAGAATTGAAGAAAAGTAATGAGTGTGCAGAAACGCTAAAACAAAAGGTCGATGAGCTCACGAGGCAGAATAATGAAACCAAGTTAATGATGCAGAGAATTCAGGCCGAATCGGCGAACGTGGTTTTAGAGAAACAGGCTATCCAGCAAAGATGTGAGGCCCTGAAAATTCAGGCAGATGGTTTTAGAGATCAGCTACGCAACACAAACGAACACTTGCATAAGCAGACAAAAACAGAACAGGATTTccatagaaaaattaaatgcctCGAAGAAGACCTGGCCAAAAGTCAAAATTTAGTCAGTGAATTTAAGCAAAAGTGTGACCAGCAGAACATTATCATCCAGAATACTGAGAAGGAGGTTAGAAACCTGAGTGCAGAGCTGACCGCTTCCAAAGAGGAGAAGCGACGAGGggagcagaaggtacagctgcAGCAGGCTCAGGTGCAGGAGTTAAATAACAGGTTGAAACAGGTACAAGACGAGCTGCACTTAAAGACCATAGAGGAGCAGATGACCCACAGAAAGATGCTTCTGTTTCAGGAGGAATCTGACAAGTTCAAACGCTCAGCAGAGGAGTTTCGGAAAAAGATGGAAAAGTTAATGGACTCCAAAGTTATCACTGAAAAGGATATCTCAGGCATCCAGCTTGACTTTGTGTCTCTCCAGCAAGAAAACTGCAGGGCTCAAGAGAACGCCAAGCTGTGTGAGACAAATATTAGAGAACTTGAAAGACAGCTTCAGCAATATCGTGAGCAAATGCAACGAGGGCAGAATGTGGAAGCAAATCATTACCAAAAGTGCCGGAAACTTGAAGATGAGCTGGTAGCCCAGAAACGTGAAGTTGAACGCCTGAAGCAAAAGATGGATCAACAGATAAAGGAACACGAGCATCAGTTAGTTTTGCTCCAGTGTGAAATCCAAAAAAAGAACCCAGCCAAAGACTGTACCTTCAAACCGGATTTTGAGATGGCAGTAAAGGAGTGTCAGCACACCGGAGAACTGTCCTGTAGGAACACGGGGCAGCTTCGCCCAGCGACCAGATCTCCATTGCTGAGAAGGACGCGAGAGTCACAGCAATCAGAGGAAAAATGGCAACATCGGGTTGTTGACCAGATGCCAAAGGAAGTCCAATTCTGGCCATCAGGGGCACcgcttgagaaagagaaaagccagCAGTGTTACTCTGAGTATTTTTCGCAGACAAGCACTGAATTACAGATAACTTTCGATGAGGCAAACCCTATTACAAAACTGTCAGAAATCGAGAAGATAAGAGATGAAGCTCTGTACAATTCCAGGCCACCGGTTAGGTATCAGGATGACAAATGTGCAATGGACCTGGCGAAGCTTTTGGCCCCCTTAGAG ATAGCTAAGAGCAAGCAGTATGATATGCACACAGAAGTCACcacattaaaacaagaaaagaaccCAGGTCCCAGTGCTGAAGAATGGACGCTGGAAGGGTGCAGAGCATCCGGTGGACTCCAGAGAGAGTTTGTTAAGAAAGGCTCAGAACGAGAGACCTTCCAGAATTTGGATGGCGATCATGTGTGTTCAGTTAGGGACGATGAATTTAAATTCCAAGGTCTCCGGCACACTGTGACCGCCAGGCAGTTGGTTGAAGCTAAGCTTCTGGACATGAAAACAGTAGAGCAGCTGCGACTTGGTCTCAAGACCGTTGGCGAAGTTCAGAAAACTCTTAGCAAGTTTTTGACGAGAGCCACCTCAATTGCAGGGCTTTATCTAGAATccacaaaagaaaagatttcatttGCCTCGGCAGCCAAGAACATCATAATAGACAAAATGATGGCTTTAGCATTTTTAGAAGCTCAAGCCGCAACAGGCTTTATCATCAATCCCATTTCAGGTCAGACCTACTCTGTTGAAGATGCGATCCTTGAAGGAGTTATTGACCCCGAATTCAAAATTAGACTCCTTGAGGCAGAGAAGGCAGCCCTGGGGTATTCATATTCTTCTAAGACATTGTCAGTGTTCCAAGCTATGGAAAATAGAATGCTTGACAGACAGAAAGGTAAACATATGTTGGAGGCCCAGATTGCCAGTGGGGGTGTCATTGACCCTGTGAGAGGCATCCGCGTTCCTCCCGAAGTTGCTGTGCAGCAAGGCTTGTTAAATAATGCCATCCTCCAATTTTTACACGAGCCATCCAGCAACACGAGAGTTTTTCCTAATCCCAATAACAAGCAAGCTCTCTATTACTCAGAACTACTGCGGATGTGTGTGTTTGATGTAGATTGCCAgtgctttttgtttcccttcgGGGAGAGGAGCATTTCCAATCTCAATGTAGGGAAGACCCATAGGATTTCTGTAGTAGATATTAAAACAGGAGCAGAACTGACTGCATATGAGGCTTTCCAGCGAAACCTAATTGACAAAAGTACCTATCTTGAGCTTTCAGGGCAACAGTATCAGTGGAAGGAAGCCACGTTTTTTGAATCTTATGGGCATCCTTCTCATATGCTGACCGATACTAAAACAGGACTACAGTTCAATATCAATGAGGCTATCGAGCAGGGAACAGTTGACAAAGCCTTGGTCAAAAAGTACCAGGAAGGGCTCATCACACTTACCGAACTTGCTGACTCCCTGCTGAGCCGGATGGTTCCCAAGAAGGATTTGCACAGTCCTATTGCGGGGTACTGGCTGACCACTACTGGGGAAAGGATCTCTGTCCTAAAGGCCTCCCGCAGAAATTTGGTCGACCGGATTACTGCCCTCAGATGCCTTGAAGCCCAAGTCAGCACAGGGGGCATAATTGATCCTCTCACCGGCAAAAAGTACCGAGTGGCAGAAGCTTTGCACAGAGGCCTTGTTGATGAGGGGTTTGCCCAGCAGCTGCGACAGTGTGACTTAGTAATCACGGGGATCGGCCATCCCGTCACTAACAAAGTGATGTCAGTGGCGGAGGCTGTGAATGCAAATATCATCAGTAAGGAAATGGGAATGAGATGTTTGGAATTCCAGTACTTGACCGGGGGGTTGATAGAGCCCCAGGTTCATTCCCGGCTGTCACTAGAAGAGGCTCTGCAAGTGGGTATTATAGATGTTTTCATTGCTACAAAACTCAAAGATCAAAAGTCCCATGTCAGAAATATAATATGCcctcaaacaaaaagaaagttgaCATACAAAGAAGCTTTAGAAAAAGCTGATTTTGATTTCCACACAGGACTTAAACTCTTAGAAGTATCTGAACCTTTAATGACGGGAATTTCTAGCCTTTACTATTCTTCGTAA